In a single window of the Micrococcaceae bacterium Sec5.7 genome:
- a CDS encoding YlxR family protein, which translates to MRRGAVQGRQICTGRKILTVAEVLHSENQPQRTCIGCRKKGPRSELLRLVAEGSGSTAVLVDERRRMAGRGAWLHLRESCLALAVKRRAFGRALNGASGTADIERRIAAGTNAADTPVAAAPTVQPESGSEI; encoded by the coding sequence ATGCGGCGCGGGGCCGTGCAGGGCCGGCAGATATGTACTGGCAGGAAGATACTCACAGTGGCAGAAGTGCTTCACAGCGAGAATCAGCCGCAGCGTACCTGCATCGGATGCCGGAAAAAGGGCCCGCGGTCTGAGTTACTCCGGCTCGTCGCCGAAGGCAGCGGTTCAACCGCTGTCCTGGTGGATGAACGACGCCGGATGGCTGGCAGAGGTGCATGGCTGCACCTCCGCGAATCGTGCCTGGCACTGGCGGTCAAGCGGCGAGCTTTCGGAAGGGCCCTCAACGGCGCATCCGGAACTGCCGACATCGAACGCCGGATAGCGGCAGGCACGAATGCTGCGGACACCCCGGTGGCTGCAGCACCAACCGTCCAACCTGAAAGCGGGTCAGAAATCTGA
- the nusA gene encoding transcription termination factor NusA, translated as MDIDMSALRLLEREREIPLDLLIPTIEQALLVAYHKSPGAFEKARAELDRKSGHVTIWAVEIDDDGEPIGEFEDTPAGFGRIAASTARQIILQRLRDVEDDNVLGEFKGREGELVAGQIQQGNNPHMIQVNLGTVEALLPPPEQVPGEKYTHGNRLRAFVIDVHRGTKGPSITLSRSHPGLVRKLFELEVPEIADHSVEIVALAREAGHRTKMAVKANIAGINAKGACIGEMGSRVRAVMTELNDEKIDIVDFSEDPATFIASALSPSRVNSVTITDESTRSARVVVPDYQLSLAIGKEGQNARLAAKLTGWRIDIVSDAAAPREN; from the coding sequence ATGGATATTGACATGAGCGCACTGAGACTCCTGGAGCGTGAGCGCGAAATCCCGCTGGATCTCCTGATTCCCACCATCGAGCAGGCACTGCTGGTGGCGTACCACAAGTCACCGGGCGCCTTCGAAAAGGCCCGCGCGGAGCTGGACCGCAAGAGCGGTCACGTGACCATCTGGGCAGTCGAGATCGACGACGACGGGGAGCCTATCGGCGAGTTCGAGGACACCCCGGCCGGCTTTGGACGCATTGCGGCCAGCACCGCCCGCCAGATCATTCTTCAGCGCCTGCGCGATGTCGAGGACGACAACGTTCTGGGCGAGTTCAAGGGCCGCGAGGGCGAACTCGTTGCCGGCCAGATCCAGCAGGGCAATAACCCGCACATGATCCAGGTCAATCTGGGTACGGTGGAGGCCCTTCTTCCGCCGCCCGAGCAGGTTCCCGGCGAGAAGTACACGCACGGCAACCGCCTCCGCGCCTTTGTGATTGACGTGCACCGGGGTACCAAGGGGCCGTCCATCACCCTCTCCCGGTCGCACCCCGGGCTGGTCAGGAAACTCTTCGAGCTGGAGGTCCCTGAGATCGCGGACCACTCTGTGGAGATTGTTGCCCTGGCACGTGAGGCAGGACACCGCACCAAGATGGCCGTCAAGGCGAACATCGCCGGCATCAACGCCAAGGGCGCGTGCATTGGCGAAATGGGTTCCCGCGTGCGGGCAGTCATGACTGAACTGAACGACGAAAAAATCGACATCGTCGACTTCAGCGAGGACCCGGCCACCTTCATTGCCAGCGCGCTGTCTCCGTCGCGTGTGAACTCCGTCACCATTACGGACGAATCCACCCGCTCCGCCCGCGTAGTGGTGCCCGACTACCAGCTGTCCCTGGCCATCGGCAAAGAAGGACAGAACGCCCGCCTTGCTGCCAAACTGACCGGATGGCGGATCGACATCGTCTCGGACGCCGCCGCACCGCGCGAAAACTAG
- the rimP gene encoding ribosome maturation factor RimP translates to MSNAEATASSDRTGTGKAEATPVYNPEATRLRALLEPAVLANRLYLEDVTINAGSHRVVHIVVDLPQEETGGVNLDVIANISRELSEVLDNDPADDGRPYDLEVSSPGVGRPLTEIRHWHRARGRMVKVSVIQGENITGRIQSVDDTGVDLIPEIAVKKGMKPKQGEPVRLPFDRIRNGKVEIEFSHLDEAGLENEHNGPSEEA, encoded by the coding sequence GTGAGCAATGCAGAAGCCACGGCTTCATCAGACCGGACCGGAACGGGAAAGGCTGAAGCCACACCCGTTTACAATCCTGAGGCCACGCGCCTGCGGGCGTTGCTTGAGCCGGCAGTACTGGCCAACCGCCTGTACCTCGAGGATGTCACCATCAACGCAGGGTCCCACCGGGTGGTCCACATAGTGGTGGACCTGCCCCAGGAGGAAACCGGGGGCGTGAACCTTGATGTCATCGCAAACATCTCGCGGGAGCTTTCGGAGGTCCTTGACAACGATCCGGCAGACGACGGCCGGCCGTATGATCTCGAGGTCTCCTCGCCCGGCGTCGGGCGCCCGCTGACCGAGATCCGGCACTGGCACCGCGCCCGTGGCCGCATGGTCAAGGTCAGCGTCATCCAGGGTGAGAACATCACCGGCAGAATCCAGTCGGTCGATGACACCGGAGTGGATCTGATCCCGGAAATTGCCGTGAAAAAAGGTATGAAGCCCAAACAGGGCGAACCTGTAAGACTTCCTTTCGACAGGATCCGTAATGGAAAAGTCGAAATTGAGTTCAGCCACCTCGACGAGGCTGGTCTGGAAAATGAGCACAATGGACCTTCTGAGGAGGCCTAA
- a CDS encoding ferritin-like domain-containing protein, with the protein MATWCVVNDDSRENRRPGRYFRYSTLLFIAVLVVSLGVALIPREAPSPAVPPFSEQARAAAFTETMGLRVAGRQLMDSASGAERLHFARTVTLLTTQARALILPGETDTPRPDRVAASGAHASNETVPVPPSASGLVAALATSGGQRLADAETADGGMARLLAAIGAAQLVQAAALAAASGIPAPAAPVRDIPAVAGSCPAPAPAPAGASLEAALSVAVKTEVETVYGYQVALTRLDGAAAASASGLLARHENMVDEAEAQSRVHCVAIPPREPGYTLGDLFLAAPATGLGSLESGTLPVYGDLVALSEGSTRTWAISGLLNAAQRAVQWGADPGPVPGVVLDTAQLPPLPENNASATVNASNPPAP; encoded by the coding sequence ATGGCAACATGGTGTGTTGTGAATGACGACAGCAGGGAAAACCGCCGGCCGGGCCGCTATTTCCGGTACTCCACCCTCCTTTTCATCGCCGTGCTCGTTGTCAGTCTGGGGGTTGCGCTTATCCCCCGGGAGGCTCCCAGCCCCGCCGTACCGCCCTTTTCAGAGCAGGCGCGCGCCGCGGCATTCACCGAAACGATGGGCCTGCGTGTGGCGGGGAGGCAGTTGATGGACTCCGCGTCCGGAGCGGAGCGGCTGCACTTTGCCCGGACTGTGACTTTGCTGACAACCCAGGCCCGGGCCTTGATTCTTCCCGGCGAAACAGACACTCCCCGGCCCGATCGCGTCGCCGCGTCAGGCGCCCACGCTTCCAATGAAACGGTTCCCGTTCCGCCGTCGGCATCCGGGCTGGTGGCGGCGCTGGCTACCAGTGGCGGCCAGCGCCTGGCTGATGCGGAAACGGCCGACGGCGGGATGGCACGCCTGCTCGCCGCCATCGGTGCTGCGCAGCTGGTCCAGGCCGCGGCACTCGCCGCCGCGTCCGGGATACCGGCACCGGCGGCCCCGGTACGCGATATTCCCGCGGTGGCCGGATCCTGCCCGGCGCCGGCGCCGGCTCCTGCCGGCGCATCACTGGAAGCCGCGTTGTCTGTGGCGGTGAAGACCGAGGTGGAAACCGTGTACGGGTACCAGGTGGCGCTTACCAGGCTCGACGGTGCCGCCGCGGCCTCGGCATCCGGACTTTTGGCCAGGCACGAAAACATGGTGGATGAGGCAGAGGCCCAGAGCCGGGTGCATTGTGTGGCCATCCCTCCGCGTGAACCGGGCTACACCCTGGGCGACCTTTTTCTGGCCGCGCCAGCGACGGGGCTGGGCAGCCTGGAAAGCGGCACCTTGCCTGTGTATGGCGATCTCGTGGCTTTGAGTGAAGGATCCACCCGGACCTGGGCCATCTCCGGGCTACTCAACGCGGCGCAGCGGGCAGTCCAGTGGGGAGCAGACCCCGGACCGGTTCCGGGCGTCGTCCTGGACACCGCACAGCTGCCGCCGCTGCCGGAAAACAATGCTTCGGCCACGGTAAACGCCTCGAACCCGCCGGCGCCTTAG
- a CDS encoding VIT1/CCC1 transporter family protein: MDSSDDSMDRSGLLPDGRHENEPHGNDVAHRLNWLRAGVLGANDGIVSVAAIVVGVAGATPDPGAILAAGAAGLVGGAVSMALGEYVSVSSQSDSQKALIEKERRELAEEPEEELAELAAIYRSKGLSAETAQTVAEELTAHDALAAHLSAELNIDEADIVSPWHAAFASAVAFTLGAVLPLLAILLPPENIRVPLTFGAVLVALALTGALGAWIGGGSRSRAAVRVVLGGALALAATFTIGNLLGASGIV; encoded by the coding sequence ATGGACTCTTCGGACGATTCAATGGACCGCAGCGGGCTTCTGCCCGATGGCCGGCACGAGAACGAACCGCACGGCAACGACGTTGCCCACCGCCTCAACTGGCTGCGCGCCGGTGTCCTGGGCGCCAATGACGGAATCGTCTCCGTTGCCGCCATCGTGGTGGGCGTTGCCGGCGCCACCCCGGATCCCGGCGCCATCCTCGCTGCCGGTGCGGCCGGGCTGGTAGGCGGAGCCGTCTCCATGGCGCTCGGCGAATATGTCTCTGTCAGCAGCCAGAGCGACAGCCAGAAGGCCCTGATCGAAAAGGAACGCCGCGAGCTCGCAGAGGAACCCGAAGAAGAGCTCGCAGAGCTGGCAGCGATCTACCGGAGCAAGGGGCTCAGCGCGGAAACAGCGCAGACTGTTGCCGAAGAACTCACGGCGCACGATGCCCTGGCTGCCCATCTGTCTGCCGAACTGAACATTGACGAAGCCGATATTGTCAGCCCGTGGCACGCAGCGTTCGCCTCCGCCGTGGCGTTTACGCTGGGCGCCGTGCTGCCGCTGCTGGCCATCCTGCTGCCGCCGGAAAATATCCGCGTTCCTTTGACCTTCGGCGCCGTGCTGGTGGCGCTTGCTCTGACCGGTGCACTGGGCGCTTGGATCGGCGGAGGCTCAAGGTCACGGGCGGCAGTGCGGGTGGTTCTGGGGGGCGCGCTGGCTCTTGCGGCCACGTTCACCATCGGAAACCTGCTCGGCGCCAGCGGCATTGTCTGA
- a CDS encoding aminoglycoside phosphotransferase family protein produces MIQRTDVPIPPDLTRRYSGNSAGRAWLASLPELIRGRLEHWQLGIDLSEGAFPWNGHGGIVVPVHRAGTAAALKVAFPHDEARVERHALTLWDGHGAVRLLESDAGTCAMLMERLNAGRSLQNAPMDIAVTVWGGLMRQLCVVPDDRPQWQEFDHVAARAEQWSDDLPADWEQLGRPFPRWLLEAALEVCQTRGAVSRRSGRDVLVNTDLHFLNILARPGAPETPGPGDFAAIDPQPMIGEAEFGVAPLLWNRIADLSRADPRSGLLERCRDFSRSAGLDPEVARQWSIAREVENALRYASKPHHGGDLARSLWVASTLAGRTLDGLPDPHELPEQGAAAGA; encoded by the coding sequence ATGATCCAGCGAACTGACGTTCCCATTCCTCCCGACCTCACCCGCCGCTACAGCGGCAACAGCGCCGGGCGGGCGTGGCTGGCCTCATTGCCGGAGCTGATCCGGGGCCGGCTGGAACATTGGCAGCTCGGGATCGATCTGTCCGAGGGCGCGTTTCCGTGGAATGGTCACGGCGGAATAGTGGTGCCCGTGCACCGTGCAGGAACGGCGGCAGCCCTGAAAGTTGCCTTCCCCCATGATGAAGCCCGGGTTGAGCGGCATGCACTGACGTTGTGGGACGGCCACGGTGCTGTCCGCCTGCTGGAGTCCGACGCCGGGACGTGCGCCATGCTGATGGAGCGCCTAAACGCCGGGCGGTCGCTCCAGAACGCCCCTATGGACATTGCCGTCACCGTGTGGGGTGGCCTGATGCGCCAGCTGTGCGTGGTCCCTGATGACCGGCCGCAATGGCAGGAGTTTGACCATGTGGCCGCCCGGGCCGAGCAGTGGAGCGATGATCTGCCGGCCGACTGGGAGCAACTCGGCCGCCCGTTTCCACGCTGGCTGCTTGAAGCCGCGCTCGAAGTCTGCCAGACCCGCGGGGCCGTGAGCCGCCGCTCGGGGCGGGACGTGCTGGTGAATACGGACCTTCATTTCCTGAACATCCTGGCCAGACCCGGAGCGCCGGAGACGCCTGGACCGGGCGATTTTGCGGCCATCGACCCTCAGCCCATGATCGGCGAAGCCGAGTTCGGGGTAGCGCCGCTGCTGTGGAACCGGATCGCCGACCTTTCCCGGGCAGACCCCCGGTCGGGTTTGCTCGAACGCTGCCGGGACTTCAGCCGGTCCGCCGGGCTGGATCCTGAAGTTGCCCGGCAATGGAGCATCGCCCGCGAAGTGGAGAACGCCCTCCGTTACGCATCGAAGCCGCATCACGGCGGTGACCTGGCGCGTTCGCTGTGGGTGGCAAGTACCCTCGCGGGCAGGACACTGGACGGGCTCCCGGATCCGCACGAGCTACCCGAGCAGGGGGCGGCAGCGGGCGCATAG
- a CDS encoding pyridoxal-dependent decarboxylase has translation MSTGADPYAEALAAAARHATEWLASQPTRHVGPRMAARELAADFGGPLQSEGMAAADVVEYLALKSEPGLMAMPSGRFFGWVIGGTLPAALAADWLVSAWDQNAGLRYATPAMAAVEEEAGHWLLTLLGLPEESDVGFVTGATMANFTGMAAARWRLMTDAGWDLDRDGLSGAPRIRCFVGQERHDTIDLGLRYLGLGQPTAVPADRQGRIIPGELERLLAEGTGPALVCLQAGNLHSGAFDPFTESIGVARHHGAWVHVDGAFGLWAAASPELAALTLGMELADSWGTDAHKTLNVPYDCGIAVVKDTMALRSAMGLSTSYLIHDADGPADPFEKVPELSRRARGVPVWAALKSLGTNGVAGQIRQLASSAAEIAARLSRIDGIEVLNEVGYTQVSLAFGDDATTREVTARIIDDGQVWMSGSRWQGRDVLRISVSNWSTDADDVDTAVEAVSAAFARVRAG, from the coding sequence ATGTCAACAGGCGCAGATCCGTATGCGGAGGCACTGGCGGCTGCGGCGCGCCATGCCACCGAATGGTTGGCCAGCCAGCCCACCCGGCACGTTGGCCCGCGGATGGCGGCGCGCGAACTGGCCGCCGATTTTGGCGGTCCGCTCCAGTCCGAGGGCATGGCCGCGGCCGACGTGGTGGAATATCTGGCGCTGAAATCCGAGCCGGGGCTGATGGCCATGCCGTCCGGCCGCTTTTTCGGCTGGGTCATTGGCGGCACACTGCCTGCGGCCCTGGCAGCGGATTGGCTCGTCAGCGCCTGGGACCAGAACGCTGGGCTCCGCTACGCCACGCCGGCCATGGCTGCCGTCGAGGAGGAGGCGGGCCACTGGCTGCTGACGCTTCTGGGGCTGCCGGAGGAGTCCGACGTCGGCTTCGTTACGGGCGCAACCATGGCTAACTTCACGGGTATGGCGGCTGCCCGCTGGCGGCTCATGACGGATGCCGGCTGGGACCTGGACCGTGACGGGTTGTCCGGGGCTCCGCGAATCCGTTGTTTTGTGGGCCAGGAACGTCACGACACCATTGATCTGGGGTTGCGCTACCTGGGGCTGGGGCAACCCACAGCGGTTCCGGCCGACCGGCAGGGAAGGATCATCCCGGGCGAACTGGAACGGCTGCTGGCCGAAGGGACGGGCCCGGCGCTCGTCTGTCTTCAGGCGGGCAACCTGCATTCCGGTGCCTTCGATCCGTTCACCGAGTCCATTGGAGTTGCCCGTCATCATGGCGCCTGGGTGCACGTTGACGGAGCCTTCGGTCTTTGGGCCGCAGCATCCCCGGAACTGGCGGCGTTGACTCTGGGTATGGAGCTGGCAGATTCGTGGGGAACCGATGCCCACAAAACCCTCAATGTCCCGTACGACTGCGGCATTGCGGTGGTGAAGGACACCATGGCGCTGCGCAGCGCGATGGGACTCAGCACCAGCTATCTCATCCATGACGCCGACGGCCCCGCGGATCCCTTCGAGAAGGTGCCGGAACTGTCCCGGCGAGCCAGGGGGGTTCCGGTATGGGCCGCCCTGAAATCGCTCGGGACCAACGGCGTGGCCGGCCAGATCCGCCAGCTGGCGTCGAGTGCGGCTGAAATCGCTGCCCGGTTGTCACGGATCGACGGCATCGAGGTGCTCAATGAGGTGGGCTACACCCAGGTATCGCTGGCCTTCGGCGATGACGCCACCACCCGCGAGGTGACCGCGCGCATCATCGACGACGGCCAGGTGTGGATGTCCGGGTCACGTTGGCAGGGCCGCGATGTGCTGCGGATCTCGGTCAGCAACTGGAGCACGGACGCGGACGACGTCGACACCGCGGTTGAGGCGGTCAGCGCCGCCTTTGCCCGTGTCCGGGCTGGTTGA
- a CDS encoding TSUP family transporter has product MISGFESIQPTTLILIVVAGFAAGWVDAVVGGGGLIQLPAMLLVPGITPVQALATNKMGSIFGTTTSAVTYYNRVKPDMRTAIPMAVIALAGSFGGALLAASLPANVFKPVIVAALIAVALFTAFKPDVGELTVLRHDGRTHYVVACMIGAVIGFYDGLIGPGTGSFLIIALVSAMGYAFLEASAKAKIVNMATNAGALLFFLPHGSLLWGVGLVLGLANMAGGYLGARTAVKQGSRFVRTVFLVVVGALIIKLGYDVWAENFA; this is encoded by the coding sequence GTGATCTCAGGATTCGAGTCGATCCAGCCCACCACACTCATTCTGATTGTGGTGGCTGGATTTGCTGCAGGCTGGGTGGATGCCGTGGTGGGCGGCGGGGGACTCATCCAGCTTCCCGCGATGCTCCTGGTGCCTGGCATTACGCCCGTGCAGGCTCTGGCCACCAACAAGATGGGTTCCATTTTCGGGACCACCACCAGCGCGGTTACTTACTACAACCGTGTCAAACCTGATATGCGAACTGCCATTCCCATGGCTGTCATCGCACTGGCGGGAAGCTTTGGCGGCGCTCTGCTTGCAGCCAGCCTGCCTGCGAACGTGTTCAAACCGGTTATCGTGGCCGCGCTGATCGCCGTCGCGCTTTTTACGGCCTTCAAACCGGACGTCGGCGAACTTACTGTGCTTCGTCACGACGGCCGCACCCACTACGTGGTGGCCTGCATGATCGGGGCCGTGATCGGTTTCTACGACGGGCTGATCGGACCAGGTACGGGCTCGTTCCTCATCATCGCGCTGGTGTCAGCCATGGGCTACGCCTTCCTGGAAGCCAGCGCCAAGGCGAAAATCGTCAACATGGCGACCAACGCCGGCGCCCTGCTGTTTTTCCTGCCGCATGGCTCGTTGCTTTGGGGTGTTGGGCTGGTCCTGGGATTGGCGAACATGGCCGGCGGCTATCTGGGGGCACGGACGGCAGTAAAGCAGGGGAGCCGGTTTGTGCGGACCGTGTTCCTTGTGGTGGTGGGCGCTTTGATCATCAAACTCGGCTACGACGTCTGGGCGGAAAATTTCGCGTAG
- a CDS encoding proline--tRNA ligase, producing the protein MVLRLSKLFLRTLREDPADAEVASHRLLVRAGYIRRAAPGIYTWLPLGLSVLRKVETVIREEMAAIGAQEVHFPALLPKEPYEVTNRWTEYGDGIFRLKDRKGGDYLLAPTHEEMFTLLVKDLYSSYKDLPLSIYQIQNKYRDEARPRAGLLRGREFIMKDSYSFDVDDAGLDASYAAHRGAYLKIFERLGLEVIPVAATAGAMGGSKSEEFLHPTEIGEDTFVRSAGGYAANVEAVTTVVPADIDFTDAPPAEVRDTPDTPTIETLVDAANQLAPRSGADGGAWTAADTLKNVVLAVTLPTGERQIVVIGLPGDRGVDLKRVEANIGPFLTIGGEITLEAANEEDLRKHPLIVKGYLGPGLSLDAPLLGAEAGSRLLYLVDPRVVSGSAWVTGANEAGKHVFGLVAGRDFGWDGVIESTEVRAGDLAPDGSGPLETARGIEMGHIFQLGRKYAEALELKVLDRNGKQVVVTMGSYGVGVTRAVAALAESNHDDKGLVWPRAVAPADVHVVAVGRGEEIFETAEKLALELEAAGLEVIYDDRPKVSPGVKFGDAELVGVPTILAVGRGLVDGEVEIKDRRSGEAENVAVDKAVDYVVNAVRGN; encoded by the coding sequence GTGGTCCTTAGACTTTCCAAGCTGTTCCTGCGCACCCTGCGTGAAGATCCCGCCGACGCCGAGGTGGCCAGCCACCGGCTTCTGGTCCGCGCCGGCTACATCCGCCGCGCCGCACCGGGCATCTACACCTGGCTGCCGCTTGGGCTGAGTGTCCTGCGCAAGGTGGAGACGGTCATCCGCGAGGAAATGGCGGCAATCGGTGCCCAGGAAGTGCACTTCCCGGCGCTGCTGCCCAAGGAACCCTACGAGGTCACCAACCGCTGGACCGAATATGGCGACGGTATCTTCAGGCTCAAGGACCGCAAGGGCGGGGACTACCTGCTGGCCCCCACGCACGAGGAAATGTTCACCCTGCTGGTCAAGGACCTCTACTCGTCCTACAAGGACCTGCCGCTGAGCATCTACCAGATCCAGAACAAGTACCGGGACGAGGCGCGTCCGCGTGCAGGGTTGTTGCGCGGCCGCGAGTTCATCATGAAGGATTCATACTCCTTCGACGTGGATGACGCCGGCCTGGACGCAAGCTATGCCGCCCACCGCGGCGCGTACCTGAAGATTTTCGAACGACTGGGCCTTGAAGTGATTCCTGTGGCGGCCACTGCCGGTGCCATGGGCGGTTCCAAGAGCGAGGAATTCCTGCACCCCACGGAAATCGGCGAGGACACCTTTGTGCGCTCGGCCGGCGGTTATGCGGCGAACGTCGAAGCAGTCACCACCGTGGTTCCCGCGGATATCGACTTCACGGATGCGCCGCCAGCCGAGGTCCGGGACACCCCGGACACCCCCACCATCGAGACTCTGGTGGACGCGGCCAACCAGCTTGCGCCGCGCAGCGGGGCCGACGGCGGTGCCTGGACTGCCGCTGACACGCTCAAGAATGTTGTCCTTGCCGTCACGCTGCCCACGGGTGAGCGCCAGATTGTGGTGATCGGACTGCCCGGTGACCGCGGTGTTGACCTCAAGCGGGTCGAAGCCAACATCGGTCCGTTCCTGACCATCGGCGGCGAGATCACGCTGGAGGCCGCCAACGAGGAGGACCTCAGGAAGCACCCGCTGATCGTTAAGGGCTACCTCGGCCCCGGACTCTCCCTGGATGCCCCGCTCCTCGGCGCCGAGGCCGGGTCCAGGCTGCTGTACCTGGTGGATCCCCGCGTTGTCAGCGGCAGCGCCTGGGTGACAGGTGCCAACGAGGCCGGCAAACACGTATTCGGGCTCGTTGCGGGCCGAGACTTCGGCTGGGACGGGGTCATTGAAAGCACCGAGGTCCGCGCCGGCGATCTGGCCCCTGACGGTTCCGGTCCGCTCGAAACCGCACGCGGCATCGAGATGGGCCACATCTTCCAGCTGGGCCGTAAATATGCCGAGGCCCTGGAGTTGAAGGTACTGGACCGGAACGGCAAGCAGGTTGTGGTAACCATGGGTTCCTACGGCGTGGGAGTGACCCGGGCTGTAGCCGCCCTGGCCGAATCCAACCACGATGACAAGGGCCTGGTGTGGCCCCGGGCGGTGGCTCCGGCAGATGTCCACGTAGTGGCTGTGGGCCGCGGTGAGGAAATCTTCGAAACCGCGGAGAAGCTGGCACTGGAACTCGAAGCTGCCGGCCTCGAGGTCATTTACGACGACCGTCCCAAGGTATCCCCGGGCGTAAAGTTCGGCGACGCGGAACTGGTGGGCGTGCCCACCATCCTGGCCGTGGGCCGCGGGCTGGTGGACGGTGAGGTGGAGATCAAGGACCGACGCAGCGGCGAGGCGGAAAACGTGGCCGTGGACAAGGCAGTTGACTATGTAGTCAACGCTGTCCGCGGCAACTGA
- a CDS encoding transposase family protein: MSERKAVTKTIAIRYARSDRAAKKLILDELCATTAWHRDHARKALRGALVLRQVKPRPARPPLYGEAVIEALRFCWAVQGTPCGRLLAAALPDLVPRLRRFRELQIDDGTAAQLLRIAPATIDRRLKADRVKLDPRGRSHTKPGTLLKDSIPMRTWAEWDDAVPGFVEIDLVGHEGGKSQGEFCFTLDITDIATGWTETRSVKNKAQKWVFAAIREATAAFPFPILGIDSDNGSEFINWELYRWCEQEKLTFTRSRSGNKNDGAHVEQKNWHIVRQTVGYRRYDTAGELELLNRIWALQRLLSNHFGPQQKLVAKVRTGAKISKKYDLPATPFQRVLADKVTVGQSVQTRLKRENKPLNPAAIQRQVQALCAELRTLANAKQDPKPQPAIRAKSNDSTNQSSRAS, from the coding sequence ATGAGTGAACGTAAGGCCGTCACGAAGACCATCGCCATCCGGTATGCGCGGTCTGACCGGGCCGCCAAGAAACTTATTCTGGACGAACTCTGTGCCACGACGGCGTGGCATCGGGACCATGCGAGGAAGGCCCTGCGCGGGGCTCTGGTGCTCAGACAGGTCAAGCCGCGCCCTGCCCGTCCGCCCCTTTACGGCGAGGCGGTGATCGAGGCCCTGCGGTTCTGCTGGGCTGTCCAGGGCACCCCGTGCGGGCGGTTGCTGGCGGCGGCGCTGCCTGATCTGGTGCCGCGACTGCGCCGGTTCAGGGAGCTTCAGATTGATGACGGGACGGCTGCGCAGTTGCTCAGGATCGCCCCGGCCACCATCGACCGGCGGCTCAAGGCGGACCGGGTGAAACTGGATCCGCGGGGCCGGTCCCATACCAAGCCCGGAACGCTGTTGAAGGACTCCATTCCGATGCGGACCTGGGCCGAGTGGGACGACGCGGTGCCCGGGTTTGTGGAGATTGATCTGGTCGGCCACGAGGGCGGGAAAAGCCAGGGGGAATTCTGCTTCACCCTTGACATCACCGACATCGCGACCGGCTGGACCGAAACACGGTCGGTGAAGAACAAGGCCCAGAAATGGGTATTCGCCGCGATCAGGGAAGCCACCGCGGCGTTCCCGTTTCCGATCCTTGGCATCGACTCGGACAACGGCTCCGAGTTCATTAACTGGGAGCTGTACCGCTGGTGCGAACAGGAGAAACTGACCTTCACCCGGTCCCGGTCCGGGAACAAGAATGACGGGGCCCACGTGGAGCAGAAGAACTGGCACATCGTCCGGCAGACCGTCGGCTACCGCCGTTACGACACCGCCGGCGAGCTGGAGTTGCTGAACCGGATCTGGGCGTTGCAGCGGCTGCTGAGCAATCATTTCGGGCCCCAGCAAAAACTCGTCGCGAAGGTCCGGACCGGTGCGAAGATCAGCAAGAAGTACGACCTGCCCGCGACCCCGTTCCAACGCGTCCTGGCCGATAAAGTCACAGTCGGCCAGAGCGTGCAGACCCGGCTGAAGCGGGAAAACAAACCCTTGAATCCGGCCGCGATCCAACGTCAGGTCCAGGCCCTCTGCGCTGAACTGCGGACCCTGGCCAACGCGAAACAAGACCCAAAACCCCAGCCGGCCATCCGGGCAAAATCAAATGATTCCACGAATCAATCCAGCCGGGCATCTTGA